DNA sequence from the Podospora pseudocomata strain CBS 415.72m chromosome 2 map unlocalized CBS415.72m_2.2, whole genome shotgun sequence genome:
GGGATGTGAGTAGATCTCCACAACGTGTTGATCAGGTGACGATGGTAAACCCTGCGAGTGTGTTTTCTGATGCCCATCAGACCTCGGTGAAACTTGGGCATCTTTCCAATTGTTGATGAGCTGACCCTCTTCGGAGTCCGTCTCCACAGAGCTTTGAGACCGAGATCGGCTTTTCTgagaggagctggaagaggaCCCAAGAAACAAGTCTGCTAGGGCCTTCTTGAATGACCTCCTATGACGAAGGAATTGCAGTCGTTCCTCAAACGCTTTGATCTgctcttcttgtttcttcAGGACACTCTGCTGTTGCTTCACGGTACTCTCCAATACTTGAATGCGGCACTCGAAGTCCACATCCTTCTCTTCGTTCGAACTGAAACTTGTCAGTCAGCTAGACAACATTAAAGAGATGGCGTCTGACGAACCTATAACCTGCATGGATATGTTTTGATGATAGGCTTCGTGGTGACAGGCTTGGTGGCGACGAGGTTTGAGGTGAGATGATGTCGGAACATGGTAGCTCAGATATACCAGTAATGACAGAGCTGGGAGACTCCATGGTAACTGAGAATGCGGAATGATTGTGTTAAGTTTTGGCGTAGTGAGGTGCTTGGTAGAGCGAACAGATGATATCAAACCGCAGAATGTAAAGGTGCCAAAGACAGGGAAGTTCGCCATTTATTAATTGTCTTTTAGCAGCGGCTTTTCTTTTAGTCTAGAAGACGACATGGCCCTTCGTCTTTAATTGGCTTCGGAACTTGCAGCAAGTGTTTGGACGTCCTGGAGGTAATTCCACGACAGGGTTCCTGCATGCCGCATCGATGGCCTCAGCATGGCCAGTAGAAGACGGCCAATTTCCATACTTGATAACTATAGACCACTAGGGAGGCGAGTATGGCAGACCATTGGAACTAGATCGGGTGCGATATGCGTGCCGTCTGGGGAACTAAATCGGGGACCGGATGGGTAAGGGATCCTGCCGTTGGAATTCCAAAAGAGGGAAATGGATTTGTACATGGAAGTTCCATTCGACCCCCTGTACCAACTTGGACCTGCACCGCTGACTTGGCCCGAGGCAACTGAGATTGGTTGCCTTTAACCACATGCAGGAGGCAGAATCCAGAGTAGGGGTTTTGCCAGTGGCGTCCGGATATCAACACTCAGTCCCCTCGAAGAATTCCGGAGCAAGCATGGCGCTAACGTAGCAAGACCTAGAGGCCTACATCTTGCAGGTCCGATATCGACATGTGGATGGAAGGGAGCTGAGAGGAAAAGGGCGCCTTGTAGGTCTTGAAGGATCAAGGTATCTGACGGAGAAACATATGTTAAAGATAGAATATAAAAGCGTCTCGGGGTTTGGGGCTCCATACTGACGTTAATACGCGGTTTGTTACCCGTGCAGAGAGACTTTGCGGAGGGTTGCCATGTGGAATAGGTGCAGGGTGCTGGGCGAGGCTCCAACGCATTCTTGTGAGATGTAATCCCAATATCAAGGCGGGCTGATGACAGCATTTGGAGACCGGACATGGGAACATGGCAGAGAGCCAGGAAGGGATGCTTCCGAAAGTGAAGAGGAAAGATGGCTAGATATAGcaccttctttgcctcctcTTCGATAGCCAAGACATGGCCCCCAAAATTGCCTTCGTCTGGGATGGAAAAAGGGCCCCCATACGCCGCGGCCCCCACACGCCGCGGCCCCCATATTTTATGAAAAAACTTGAGGCTTGCAAGGAAACAGCAGAGACAACAGCAGTGAGTATGTGGCTCAGTGGCCTTGTGGTTGCTCCGGCCGATATCAGATCGACACCATGGAATTCAGGCAGGCTGGGCAAgccgagctggagggggtgctCGAGAGAGCGTAGTTACCGACGAAAGCCATTGGATAATTGATAGACACCGCTCATTTGGGCGAGCCAGATGTTCAGTTGGGCTAGGCAAGGTCGACCTCAAAGGTAGAGAGCATGTCAATGAAGTGACAGGATCCCCTAAAGATCAACTCAAAGATGGTTTCCCCGATGGCATCCATCGACGTTGATTTACCCCGCTCAATGAAGCTTGAGCAAATCACAATAGACCCGGAGAGATTGGGCCAGTTGATTGGCCCATCTTGACCGGCAACGGTAATGCACTAAGCCAGAGCAGGCAAGAAAGGAAGAATGTCCATTCCTCAGCATCAGGCGAGGCAAGTCACACTTTCCAGGTGATAATCAGAAAGGGAAAGTTCTCGCCCGCGAGATGATTCAGTGTCTGAGACGCCAATGATAGAAGAGCTTATGTGTACTAATTCCATACAAAGCTCGTGTCTAGATGACCTGTTGAAGTGGACGGTGATATCGGGGATATCACTATCACCCAGTTCAACACGATTTCATGATAGATCCCTTATATAAGCTCGTGTGGTTGAGTAATGGACGGTGACAGTTAGCGTCTCACACGAAGTACGAGCAGCCTCCGATACTCGGATGATAACAGCAGAACGGGGGGCTTCACTTTTCCAATTGGGGTGTTGCAAGGCTACGGTCAGCGGCACGTCCATCGACCATTGTTCGGCATGATGTGGACGCGATACTGACCAGAAACCTGGGTGAGATCGATGCTAACCcacagctgctgctggggtttGTATTGTGAGGCCTGCTTTCAGCTTCTTTCTTGTTATCGCTGGGCAGATACACTGCGGGGTAAACATGAGCCGCACTCAGATCACGGGCGAGAAGGAGGCCTTGGGAGCCTGCGCAAGCACATCATACAAAAAGACTCGGACTTCTGTCTTTTTGACAATGCAGACATAGAATGTTGTCAATTGTTAGGCCTGGCCCACTGACATGCGCCAAAATCAATCTCGGCTCTCCATTATTTTGTATCAAACATGCCAAGACAACTCTCCGCACAGCCTTCGTCCAGGGGTTGGGGCGCAGATAATGCGCAGCTGCATGTCGATTTGATCCAATTGTCTTTGCCCATCCACTGGCGGCCGCCCTGGATAATGGAATTTGCCAATCAGCGGGCATTCAGTTgagagttggaggggagCAAGAGGGGCCAGCGCGCAGGCAGACGCCCCGATTTCTCACATCCTCAGTCAGCCAGCCTATGAGATGTTGTCCTATCCATGCAACTACGGCAGCTGTCTGCAAGTGTTCTCCTGCAGTAGCCAGTCCAAGGCGTCCCGGCCGCCTGTGCCTCAGATCCCTCCCACTTCCATGGTCTCAATCCTCCCCCAGCTTATAAGAGCTATCAGCCCGGAACCCCGCCCTCACTTTCCCCTTGAACCTTTGCAGCAAGACCATTGCTCTCTGGTCTTCGTGTTATACAGctcacccccacctccacatcCACAATCATGTGTCCGGTACCCTACTCTCCTCAATCCCCATTCCTtgagagaggaagaaacTCAGCGCCTGTCAATGCTGCCACAtatggcgatgatgagtCGACAGTATGCAGCGACGACTCTAGTGTCGTCTCCTCCGTATACAGTGACAGATATTGGATAAGCCAGGAACATTGCCCTCTCCAGTAAGTGTGCCCAGTCTCGTTTGCCGGAGGGCATGTGCTAATATTTGAGCACCTAGTCAAGTAGAGAAGAACGAGGCGGGCAAGCAGGTATACGAGGCTTGGAACATCACCTATCTTCCCGGCCAACGGGAGGTATTGGGTGGTTTTAAGGCGCTCGGGGTGGGTGTGCATGAATACCAACAAACCGAAGCTAGGGTGTCAACAGTTGCTCAAGCATCCGAACAGTCCGTCCTTGCCAACATGTTCTACGACGCCGTCAAACAGTATCAAGACAAGCATCGCCGTGGATGGGCTGGCCGGATCCTCCGTGGGAAGCAAAAGACATATGAAGAACACCTTAACACGATCTGTGGCAGCCTTCCAAACGAAGTCCAACACGCCATCACAGATTTGCTTCTTGACAGAGGGAGAGCGACATCGACCAGTTACCGCACTCGAACCTGGACGCTTGTAACTCTCCGTGTACAGAGCTTTCTGCGATTCTCCGGCGCGGATCACGCGGACGTCCCacaacctcgtcgtcgattgtggaagaagaaagccGCCATTGGAAACCAGGCCTTGAGGATCTCTCTTGTTATTCGAGGTGGGGAGACTGGGGTCAGCAAGACCGCTGATGGCCTCGAGGGATGCCACCAAGATTCCAACCCCTGGGGGCGTGCTGACGAGGCCGAAACGAGCGAAATGGCCCGTGAGAGACACCGTCAAAGGCGTCTCAGAGTGGAAGCATCGCGGCCCAAACGCACCGAATCGCCACCATCATATCGATCGACTTCGGTATCACCACACAGAGAGCGAAGGAGCTTCGCATCCCCGCCCTCATACACAAGTCGTCCAGATCGATCTCGCGGCCGTAGCCTTTCGTCAGAACAGGTCAGACATCGCGTCCAAAGGCGTGACCGCTCAGAGGACAGCATGTCAGATAGCTGGCCATCGCCGTTCGGCCGCGATCCGTATGGAGCTCCTACACCCCCAGAGACATAtacaccgccgccggcaatCTCAGCATACAGCAGACCATCTGTGatcccccctcctttgccAACACAATTCCCTCTTGGTCCTCCCATGATTCCTCGTTACCTgccacctccgccaccccctccgccaatGTCAATGTTGCCGTGCAAAGCATGCCAAACCCTTACGCCATGCATGCActtccccaactcccaccgATACCAATGCCATCGGCAACTGATCAACACAGTGAACAACATCCCCACCCATCCGCCTTGCGTCTTTTGCTTTGGTGGCATGAGCCcgtcttttccccctcctccgcctccccctcctccgcctccccctcctccgcctccccctcctccgcctccccctccgatGCCATCTTACTACCCCGGCCCAATGCCAATGggcccgcctccccctccacctccgggTATGTGGCCACCACCGAGACCTATCGTACTACCTAGCGAACTTGGCGAGATGTGCGGTACGTCTGCGCTCATggcaaccccaccaccacgtcAAAGACAGGACCTGCTGATGAGGACATCAGAGTTCCCTCGCTCCTGTTGTAGAACAGAAATTGCTCGCGATGCTATGTCCGATTTTGACTTTGACTCGTTCTTGAAGGACGACTTTGATCCCCCTTCGCTACCGCCGCTGccttcgtcttcatcatcctcgtcatcattgTCGTCTAGGTCTTCCTCTACGGTACGTCGGCCATATAGGCCCGCCAGAGTACAGGATGCCGATGAGGTTAGTGTTACTTCGACCGAGGTTTCGGATGAGGATGCACGTTCGGctcgagatggtgatgatggtcagGTTCCACAGCTCGAGGAAGGGAAGGCGGTCTTGAAGCCTGAGGTATAGCGGTTGCGCTTCTGGGGATAGGTGGACATGGTGAATCGGTGCTTCATGCTACGATAATGATGCGATGATATGGCTTTGCTCTTTCATATGTACCTTGACGGTTTTGTTGGTCTATTTTAGGGTCTGGGCTACTAAGTAGCTGTCATCATGGTTGGTCGTCATGGTTGATAGCGGGACTGGAAACTGGTGGGATTTGATGGTTCCTTCAGGCGCATTTCTTgtctgtttgttgttgttttgtaaGGGAAGTATCCTGATGCTTTGAATATCGAAAGCCACACTGCGCATAAAAAGAAGGTGAAAATAAATGAAGAGAAAGTTTCACGTTCACATCTCACTTTCACATCAAAAAGGTGCCTGGTTTACTGGCCATTGGCGTTCCAAAACGCCCCACCAGTCGCCCCACAGCACCCGCACCACGAACATTTGCAAACGAAACTCCAAAAGTGGCCCGTGCCATtaaccagcagcaccacaaTAAAGCACGTGATATCGGCATTTCACTTGCAACCACCGACGAGACGGACAACTCACCGCCCGATCAATCCTTGGCCAGCATCGAAGctggcaaaaaaaaaaatcccaaaGATTTCGCCGCTGCTTTTCGAAATCTCGGCCTttccccgtcaccaccatcaaaccacccaacagcaaccacaacaccacctcccccaccaccgaaCCAACCAAAAAAATGCATCTCATGTACATCCCCACCGCCGACGGCCTCGGCCGCCAGTACACTCTCAAAAAGGTCCTCGACGGCAAGGTCACCCGCTCTGCCCACCCGGCGCGCTTCTCCCCCGACGACAAGTGGTCCCGCCACCGGCTCGCGATGCGCAAGAGATATGCTGCCTTGTTGGATGCCGCCGAGAAGAGTATGTCGCGTTCCGTCACGTTTTTGTCGAAAAAGAAGCTAACCCGCGCGCGCGTAAAGAGTAAAATAAGCATTTACTTCGCGATCGCATCATCCAGTACGATACCAAAAGCATCAAATAAAACAGCGCCGAGCAGGAAGGAGAAGTGTAGGAAATAGGTCGACAGAAGGAGATACCCAACAGCGCTATTACAAGGTCAATTCAGCGCTCCATTTTctatccaccacccactcaaGTCTTTTTGGCaggattgagaggaggaggaaggaagacAAGTGGTTTCACTACTTGTTGCCAGTTAAACTGGAGCAGAACATGAattggaggcggaggagtgGACAGTAAATGCCGATAGCAGCGAAACTGTGCTACCAGCGCATAATCATACGGGGAAAATGGAAAAGGGCTCTGTTTTTCTCTAGGTGTTCAGGGAGTTCATACTTTGTGGAATTATCCCCTAGGTTGTCATTGACATTCAGGAAcaatacacacacacaaacccACATCTGCATTTTTGTGGCACCATCGCAGGATGTACACTTTATTTTGTTTGTCTATATGTGCTGTttacctcttcttcttggcgttgATATTGCGACCAGCACCTACCTTGATCCTCCCGTTCCCAGGGCCCCTTGACCCGGTGAGAATACTGGGAAGATAATCCTCATCCATCAGATCTTTGTACTTAGTGCGGCGCTCCTCATCCGTCTTCCTGACGTACTCCTTTTGGTCCTCAGCCAGGATTAGCTCATTGCCCCAGCCGTTTTTGCCACCTCCAACAATGCGCTTGGTGTTGGAAGAGCCGTGTGTTGGCTTGGGAATGCTGTAGACGTTGCCACGGTTGTTGAACTGGAAGTTCTTCTTGAGGTGCAATGTGAAGTTGCCAGACGCGTCCGTGCTGCATGACACACGGGTGAGGGTAGCCTGTCCGCAAGATGGGCAGAACTGCTTCGTGGTGTCCTTGCAGACCTTCCAGCAGCCGTGGCATCTTAGAACCCAGGTCTTGAGGAAGGTGATTTTGGTAAGGCTGGTGTCAAGCAGGCTGTGATATTGTTTAGCTCATTGCTCATTTGAGCTCTCGCGCGAAGGTCACTCACTTCAAGTTGATTCTGAGCGCAACGTTTCGCATGGCCATATCCGCCGTAATAAGAGCTGCTTGAAGAAACCGCTGGGTTTGTTGCTTTCCGGCGccgcccttctccttggcttGGTActtcttgatgttgctgggAGCTGCGGGTGTATGTATTAGTGAACAAGAACTTCTCAGGGTAATTCATGAAGCCACATACTGATCCacccttcctcgtcatcatcttcctccgcctcagCCTGTTCAACCTCAGCCTTAACTGGCGGCTGGTTCAGGTCAACCTTCTCCAATTCTTGCGCTAAGCCCTCTGGTGTTGTCTCAGCCAATGGCGCATCCGCTTCAGTCACTGTTTCTGGTGCAGCATCCTGCTCTTCAGTTTtggtctcctcctgcttggcCGGTGGCTTTCCGTTCACGGTCTTTTGCGTTGGGTCTTTCCTCAAGCGCCACTGTTAAACCCATTAGCCTTCCCGAATATCCCAAGCCGCATGAAAGGCGCCGtacatcaccaccattcctctcaacctccaactcaTACGTCAAGGCAAGGAGCTGCAAATCGGGCTTCGACAACACCTGCAGATCACCCGTCCTCCGCGCAAAGCCAGTAACAAACGCCATCGACTCGGGCTTGGGTGTCCTAAGCTTGATGAATGGCGCAAGCGTCGTCTGATATCGTGATCGGGTGGCCTCATCGCGAACTGAAAGACACAAAAGTTTTAGTGAGGCAGTCCCAAGATGTCAATATTCCCAGGGCCACACACTCTCGGACACAACCGCTGGAATGGTGTACAGCTCCTCCGCCTGAGAAAGAAGCGTTGATACTGTTGGATCGTT
Encoded proteins:
- the NOP10 gene encoding snoRNP complex protein (COG:A; EggNog:ENOG503P6R9) is translated as MHLMYIPTADGLGRQYTLKKVLDGKVTRSAHPARFSPDDKWSRHRLAMRKRYAALLDAAEKK
- the nob1 gene encoding 20S-pre-rRNA D-site endonuclease nob1 (COG:O; BUSCO:EOG092620U5; EggNog:ENOG503NXKN) — its product is MEQQPELSAQAPKIEDPAPTEVVENAPVAEQPAQTSTKQVHSLVIDANAIIRNDPTVSTLLSQAEELYTIPAVVSEIRDEATRSRYQTTLAPFIKLRTPKPESMAFVTGFARRTGDLQVLSKPDLQLLALTYELEVERNGGDWRLRKDPTQKTVNGKPPAKQEETKTEEQDAAPETVTEADAPLAETTPEGLAQELEKVDLNQPPVKAEVEQAEAEEDDDEEGWITPSNIKKYQAKEKGGAGKQQTQRFLQAALITADMAMRNVALRINLNLLDTSLTKITFLKTWVLRCHGCWKVCKDTTKQFCPSCGQATLTRVSCSTDASGNFTLHLKKNFQFNNRGNVYSIPKPTHGSSNTKRIVGGGKNGWGNELILAEDQKEYVRKTDEERRTKYKDLMDEDYLPSILTGSRGPGNGRIKVGAGRNINAKKKR
- a CDS encoding uncharacterized protein (EggNog:ENOG503PRAU), with the translated sequence MCPVPYSPQSPFLERGRNSAPVNAATYGDDESTVCSDDSSVVSSVYSDRYWISQEHCPLHQVEKNEAGKQVYEAWNITYLPGQREVLGGFKALGVGVHEYQQTEARVSTVAQASEQSVLANMFYDAVKQYQDKHRRGWAGRILRGKQKTYEEHLNTICGSLPNEVQHAITDLLLDRGRATSTSYRTRTWTLVTLRVQSFLRFSGADHADVPQPRRRLWKKKAAIGNQALRISLVIRGGETGVSKTADGLEGCHQDSNPWGRADEAETSEMARERHRQRRLRVEASRPKRTESPPSYRSTSVSPHRERRSFASPPSYTSRPDRSRGRSLSSEQVRHRVQRRDRSEDSMSDSWPSPFGRDPYGAPTPPETYTPPPAISAYSRPSVIPPPLPTQFPLGPPMIPRYLPPPPPPPPMSMLPCKACQTLTPCMHFPNSHRYQCHRQLINTVNNIPTHPPCVFCFGGMSPSFPPPPPPPPMPSYYPGPMPMGPPPPPPPGMWPPPRPIVLPSELGEMCGTSALMATPPPRQRQDLLMRTSEFPRSCCRTEIARDAMSDFDFDSFLKDDFDPPSLPPLPSSSSSSSSLSSRSSSTVRRPYRPARVQDADEVSVTSTEVSDEDARSARDGDDGQVPQLEEGKAVLKPEV